A region of the Brachybacterium sacelli genome:
CGCCCGAGTTCGTTGAATGGTTGATTGGACTGCCGACTGGGTGAATCACGGATGCAGAGCACGAACTGACGTCGAATCAGCAGCTCACCGCTCTTGGCAACGGGGTACTCCCGCTACAGGCGATCACCGCGCTCCACGCTGAGATCGGGGTCCCCCCCTCCGCGTAGTAGCGCCTCAACGGTGTTGAGGGCGACCGGTTGCCATCGGCGGCCGCGACGATCTTGACGGGTTTCTCGCTAAACTCACTGAGAAGAATCGTCGAACCGTCATGGACAAAAGGAGCTTCACGCAGTCATAGGCAATGGGGGTATGGACTGCCGTAGTCCTGGCGAGAGGGGCGATCTCCGGGATGGCAAGACCACCATCCCGGAGAACGGCCCGTCTGGCGAGGGCATGCAGGCGATCAGTCGCGGGTGCTGGAACCCTGAAGCCATGAACACCCCCAAGGAACCAGCTGGACAAGACCGTCAGAAGCCCATGCCACCCATCCCTGCGCTTGGGTCGGCCGCTGGGTCCGCGCTGTCCTGCTGCTTGTCGGCGATGACCGCCTCGGTGGTCAGGAACAGTGCCGCGATCGAAGCCGCGTTCTCCAGTGCTGAGCGAGTCACCTTGACAGGGTCGACGATGCCGGCGCCGATCAGGTCCTTGTACTCACCGGTCCGGGCGTCAAGCCCCTCCCCGATCGGCAAGTTGCGCACGGTGTTGACGACCACCCCACCTTCGAGGCCGGCATTGACCGCGATCTGCCGGAGGGGTGCATCGAGGGCAACCCCCAGGATCGCTGCGCCGGTTTCCTCATCGGGGTCGTCCACGCCGAGCCCTTCGATCGCCTCCCACACGCCTGCTTGGACGAGGGCCACGCCGCCACCGGCGACGATGCCCTCTTCGACAGCTGCCTTGGCGTTGCGCACAGCATCCTCGATGCGGTGCTTGCGCTCGTTCAGCTCCACCTCCGTGGCTGCTCCGGCCTTGATAACGGCGACGCCGCCGGCGAGCTTGGCAAGGCGTTCCTGGAGCTTCTCACGGTCGTAGTCCGAATCTGTGTTCTCGATCTCGGCCTTGATCTGGGCGACCCGGGCGGTGATCTGCTCTTGGGAGCCGCCACCCTCGACGATGGTCGTCTCATCCTTGGAGGTGATGACCTTGCGCGCGGTGCCCAGCAGGGAGAGGTCGGCGTTCTCAAGCGACAGGCCGACCTCCTCGCTGATGACCTCTCCACCAGTGAGGATGGCGATGTCGTCGAGCATGGCCTTGCGGCGGTCACCGAATCCCGGTGCCTTGATGGCGACCGACTGCAAACTGCCGCGCATCTTGTTGACCACGAGCGTGGCGAGCGCCTCCCCATCGATGTCCTCGGCGATGAGCGCGAGCGGCTTGCCCGACTGCATCACCTTCTCCAGGACTGGGACGAGGTCCTTCACCGAGCTGATCTTGTTGTTGACGATGAGGACGTACGGATCATCGAGCACCGTCTCCTGGCGCTCGGGGTCGGTGACGAAATAGCCCGACAGGTGGCCCTTGTCGAAACGCATGCCCTCTGTCAGTTCAAGCTCCAGGCCAAAGGTGTTTGACTCCTCGACCGTGATAACACCCTCCTTGCCCACCTTGTCCATCGCCTCGGCGATGAGCTCACCGATCTCGTGCTCACCGGCCGAGATCGACGCCGATGCCGCGATCTGGCCCCGGGTCTCCACCGGCCGCGCGGTATCGAGCAACTGACGACTCACCGCAGCAGCGGCCTTCTCGATGCCCTTCTTCAGCGCCATCGGGTTCGACCCCGCAACAACGTTGCGTAGACCTTCTCGAACCAGCGCCTGCGCCAAGACCGTGGCCGTCGTGGTGCCATCACCGGCGATGTCATCGGTCTTTTTCGCAACCTCCTTGACCAGCTCGGCACCGATCCGCTCCCACGGATCTTCGAGCTCGACCTCTCGGGCGATCGATACACCGTCATTGGTAATGGTGGGGGCGCCCCACTTCTTGTTCAACACGACATTGCGACCACGCGGCCCCAATGTCACCTTGACCACGTCAGCGAGGGTGTTCATCCCTCGCTCCATGCCCCGGCGGGCTTCCTCATCGAACGCGATTACCTTCCCCATAACTGCAAATCCTCTCCTCGAACAAAGTCGGCCGGACGGGACGCCTGCGACGGACGACCAGCCACAGGACGACTGCTCTCACTTCGTCCGGATTAGCACTCGATGCTCACGAGTGCTAGTCCTACTGTGCAGGACTAAGGTGGCGATCCGCAAACGTTGTCCCTACGCTGTAGGACTATGAGTCCCAAGAAGGCAGCCACCGGACCCGTCCTGCCTGGAGCGGTATGGCTGCGCAAACGCCCACCA
Encoded here:
- the groL gene encoding chaperonin GroEL (60 kDa chaperone family; promotes refolding of misfolded polypeptides especially under stressful conditions; forms two stacked rings of heptamers to form a barrel-shaped 14mer; ends can be capped by GroES; misfolded proteins enter the barrel where they are refolded when GroES binds), whose amino-acid sequence is MGKVIAFDEEARRGMERGMNTLADVVKVTLGPRGRNVVLNKKWGAPTITNDGVSIAREVELEDPWERIGAELVKEVAKKTDDIAGDGTTTATVLAQALVREGLRNVVAGSNPMALKKGIEKAAAAVSRQLLDTARPVETRGQIAASASISAGEHEIGELIAEAMDKVGKEGVITVEESNTFGLELELTEGMRFDKGHLSGYFVTDPERQETVLDDPYVLIVNNKISSVKDLVPVLEKVMQSGKPLALIAEDIDGEALATLVVNKMRGSLQSVAIKAPGFGDRRKAMLDDIAILTGGEVISEEVGLSLENADLSLLGTARKVITSKDETTIVEGGGSQEQITARVAQIKAEIENTDSDYDREKLQERLAKLAGGVAVIKAGAATEVELNERKHRIEDAVRNAKAAVEEGIVAGGGVALVQAGVWEAIEGLGVDDPDEETGAAILGVALDAPLRQIAVNAGLEGGVVVNTVRNLPIGEGLDARTGEYKDLIGAGIVDPVKVTRSALENAASIAALFLTTEAVIADKQQDSADPAADPSAGMGGMGF